A single Anopheles arabiensis isolate DONGOLA chromosome 2, AaraD3, whole genome shotgun sequence DNA region contains:
- the LOC120896576 gene encoding uncharacterized protein LOC120896576, translated as MDQSFSKRIRLNSYLYRTRNRIVEQDQLEENNTSERENDNAHAPDVGATSSHDSFLVEHDYVEDDHETTAYAEEEEAVIDYLESSDEEQETSNEPFSVKEALQTWAVSTNQTYDSIEQVMGIIGKVSSCKLPKDARTLLKINRNRSSEIITVQCRQYWYRGIQNCFTNKLSDVNFEADKTILLNVSIDGLPIAKSNNLQFWPILFNIHGMPEIPVMPISIYCGAISPTFCR; from the exons ATGGACCAATCATTCTCGAAGCGTATTCGGCTCAACTCATATTTGTATCGTACCCGTAACCGTATAGTGGAGCAAGACCAgctagaagaaaataataccagtgaaagagaaaatg ATAATGCACATGCGCCAGATGTTGGTGCTACATCTTCACACGACAGTTTTCTTGTGGAACATGATTATGTTGAAGATGATCATGAAACTACTGCATACGCTGAGGAAGAAGAGGCTGTAATCGATTATCTCGAAAGCTCTGACGAGGAACAAGAAACATCAAACGAACCATTCTCCGTAAAAGAAGCTTTGCAAACGTGGGCGGTGTCTACAAATCAAACATATGATTCCATCGAACAAGTCATGGGTATAATCGGTAAAGTAAGTTCTTGCAAATTGCCAAAAGATGCTAGAACTTTGCTAAAAATCAACCGCAATCGCTCTTCGGAAATTATTACCGTGCAATGTAGACAGTATTGGTATCGTGGGATTCAAAATTGCTTCACCAACAAGTTAAG CGATGTAAACTTTGAAGCtgataaaacaattttactgAACGTGTCAATAGACGGATTGCCGATTGCCAAAAGCAACAATCTACAATTTTGGCCTATTCTATTTAACATTCATGGAATGCCGGAAATACCAGTCATGCCAATTTCAATCTATTGTGGAGCAATTTCTCCGACCTTTTGTAGATGA